One genomic window of Bradyrhizobium sp. CCGE-LA001 includes the following:
- a CDS encoding helix-turn-helix domain-containing protein → MEYIGRESDHLMLITPERVFYAGLLGRPRKRTPGCCHVYVAVKGSLHLTIDDVHTSDELIVTLPNQRHSIASDYRTAISVTLEPESMPDGVIEALAERLRGPDKAAYARKILAAYALLRQRRYGDLTTAEFDEMCFGEPLPRRVLDPRVMRAVARIERFSGEPVTADTCAAEAGLSASRFLHLFKEETGISFRSFRAWKRARHLLHFANQDLNLAHLAQDIGYPDSTHFSHSIRRFYGLKPRAIFVGSRDLAIYRSNETVRLAEAS, encoded by the coding sequence GGCCTGCTTGGCCGGCCCCGCAAGCGGACCCCCGGTTGCTGCCATGTCTATGTCGCGGTGAAGGGCAGCCTGCATCTGACGATCGACGACGTTCACACATCAGACGAATTGATCGTGACCCTGCCTAACCAGCGCCATTCGATTGCGAGCGACTACCGGACTGCGATCAGCGTGACGCTGGAGCCGGAAAGCATGCCGGATGGCGTGATCGAAGCTCTGGCCGAACGGCTGCGGGGCCCGGACAAGGCCGCCTATGCCCGCAAGATTCTCGCCGCCTATGCGCTGCTGCGCCAGCGCCGCTATGGCGACCTCACCACCGCCGAGTTCGACGAGATGTGTTTTGGCGAGCCGTTGCCGCGCCGCGTGCTCGACCCGCGCGTGATGCGCGCGGTCGCCCGCATCGAGCGCTTCTCCGGCGAGCCGGTGACGGCCGACACTTGCGCGGCCGAAGCGGGCCTGTCCGCCTCGCGCTTCCTGCATCTGTTCAAGGAAGAGACCGGCATCTCGTTCCGCTCCTTCCGCGCCTGGAAGCGCGCGCGGCATCTGTTGCACTTCGCCAACCAGGACCTCAACCTCGCCCATCTCGCGCAGGATATCGGCTATCCCGATTCCACGCATTTCAGCCACTCGATCCGCCGCTTCTACGGATTGAAGCCGCGAGCGATCTTCGTCGGCTCGCGCGACCTTGCGATCTATCGCAGCAACGAGACGGTGAGGCTGGCGGAGGCGAGCTAG